Proteins encoded in a region of the Zea mays cultivar B73 chromosome 4, Zm-B73-REFERENCE-NAM-5.0, whole genome shotgun sequence genome:
- the LOC100277232 gene encoding uncharacterized protein codes for MHRRGSSRCSSTSTSTSWDGDMKLLTRKKKEKPNTGEEGLGSRRKERENRVQLQAEAEAEEEEEDAAAPRRRLRRSVSMGSRLASAAREQRARLYIMRRCVSMLVRWKHD; via the coding sequence ATGCACCGCAGAGGGAGCAGCCGCTGCAGttccaccagcaccagcaccagttgGGACGGCGACATGAAGCTGCTAAcaagaaagaagaaggagaagcccAACACGGGAGAGGAGGGATTGGGAAGCCGACGGAAGGAGAGGGAGAACAGGGTTCAGCtgcaggctgaggctgaggctgaggaggaagaagaagacgctGCGGCGCCACGACGACGGCTGCGGCGGTCGGTGTCCATGGGGAGCCGGCTGGCGAGCGCGGCGAGGGAGCAGAGGGCTCGCCTCTACATCATGCGCCGCTGCGTCTCCATGCTCGTGCGCTGGAAGCACGACTAG